The segment CCTTTAGCTTGCTCCCAATAAACATCCATTTCCTCAAGTGACATCTCACTTAATACTCTTCCATTTTTTTCGGCTTGTGCTTCGATATACTGAAATCGTTTAATGAATTTTTTATTGGTTTTTTCGAGGGCATCTTCCGGATTTATTTTCATAAATCTGGCATAGTTTATCAATGAGAATAACAAATCGCCAAACTCTTCTTCCATTGCCGGTCTATCGTTATCGGCAACTGCCTGATGAAACTCTCCGGACTCCTCTTCTACTTTTTTCCACACATCTTCCGGATTATCCCATTCGAATCCAACTCCTTTTGCTTTATCCTGAATACGTGATGCTTTTACCATAGCCGGCAAAGATAGAGGCACACCTTCCAACACTGACTTTCTACCCTCTTTCAGCTTTAATTTTTCCCAATTTTGCTTTACTTCCTCAGCATCAACTACATTTACATCACCGTAAATATGCGGATGACGGAATATCAGCTTTTCGCTAATCGAATTTGCTACATCTGCTATATCGAAAACTCCTTTTTCTGATCCAATTTTCG is part of the Bacteroidota bacterium genome and harbors:
- the mazG gene encoding nucleoside triphosphate pyrophosphohydrolase — protein: MNTKQDKLKAFERLLDIMDDLRSGCPWDKKQTLESLRHLTIEEVYELGDAILDNDLEEVKKELGDILLHIVFYSKIGSEKGVFDIADVANSISEKLIFRHPHIYGDVNVVDAEEVKQNWEKLKLKEGRKSVLEGVPLSLPAMVKASRIQDKAKGVGFEWDNPEDVWKKVEEESGEFHQAVADNDRPAMEEEFGDLLFSLINYARFMKINPEDALEKTNKKFIKRFQYIEAQAEKNGRVLSEMSLEEMDVYWEQAKG